Proteins co-encoded in one Nematostella vectensis chromosome 15, jaNemVect1.1, whole genome shotgun sequence genomic window:
- the LOC5510804 gene encoding nucleoside diphosphate kinase homolog 5 has translation MPSEEKPTAFPPPAIHIERTLALIKPDAVHKSDEIEEIILQHGFTILQKRRAHLTPEQTSDFYAEHYGKMFFPSLVAYMSSGPIMALVLARENAISYWRQLIGPTNTQKARDQAPESLRAIYGTDSTRNALHGSDGTVSADKEIHFFFPDSIVEPVSTGQAAKDYLTRTVNPTLLKGLTELCKMKPEDPILYLADWLIANNPNKPRVAEDGYVVEEPQD, from the exons ATGCCTTCAGAGGAAAAACCGACAGCCTTCCCACCTCCAGCGATACACATTGAACGAACTTTAGCCCTTATTAAACCCGACGCAGTGCATAAAAGCGATGAAATCGAGGAAATTATCCTACAACATGGATTCACAATTTTACAG aaaagacGAGCCCATCTTACTCCAGAGCAGACCAGTGATTTCTATGCCGAACATTACGGGAAAATGTTTTTCCCTAGCCTAGTGGCATACATGAGTAGTGGCCCGATTATGGCACTTGTACTGGCGCGTGAGAATGCCATATCCTACTGGCGACAGCTGATTGGTCCGACCAATACGCAGAAAGCACGGGACCAGGCACCTGAGAG TCTGAGAGCAATCTATGGTACAGACAGCACCAGAAATGCTCTGCATGGTAGTGATGGCACAGTCAGTGCTGATAAAGAGATTCACTTCTTTTTCCCTGATA GCATAGTAGAACCGGTGTCCACTGGCCAGGCTGCCAAGGACTACTTAACCAGGACTGTCAACCCCACCCTTCTCAAGGGACTGACAGAGCTATGCAAGATGAAGCCTGAGGATCCTATT TTGTACCTCGCTGACTGGCTCATAGCCAATAACCCAAACAAGCCTAGAGTCGCTGAGGATGGTTATGTGGTGGAAGAGCCCCAGGACTGA